A window of Bacillus toyonensis BCT-7112 genomic DNA:
GAAAATTATAAAGTCTATGTTTTAATTTGTCGAAAATAATATCTTAATCAATTATTTTGCCTTCGCTTGGTACATATTTTAACACTTCTACATCGATTTCTTCTAATGCTTTACCTACACATTTATGAGAAACAGGTTGTTCAATAACACAGTTGTTAGCAAGTTGCATTTCACGTGCACGCTTTGCAGCTACTGTTACAAGTGTATATTTAGAATCGATTTTTGTTAGTAATGAATCAATTGATGGATTTAACATAATTATAGACCCTCCGTCATTTCTTTATAATATTTTGCTACTCTTTCGCGGCGGCAATGTTCACCAACCACAATTGCTTTAATTCTATCACAAGCTAATTCAACTTGATCATTTTCTACAACATAGTCGTAAGCGTCCATCATTTCGATTTCTTCTTTCGCTACAGTTAAGCGATTTTCAATAACATCTTCAGTTTCTGTACCACGGCCGACAATTCGGTTTTTTAGCTCAGATAAACTTGGGGGTGCTAAGAAAATAAATACACCTTCTGGGAAAGCTTTCTTAACTTGAATTGCTCCTTGCACTTCAATTTCTAAGAATACATCTTTTCCTTCTTGTAATGTTTTTTCAACATAGTCAATCGGTGTTCCGTAATAATTACCTACGAACTCAGCCCACTCAAGTAATTTTTCATTACGAATCATTTCCTCAAATTCTTCTCTCTCTTTAAAGAAATAATCCACACCATCTACTTCACCTTCACGCGGCTTACGTGTCGTTACTGAAATAGAGTATTGAAAACGTGTATCCTCATGGCTAAACAGCTCTTTTCGAACCGTTCCTTTACCAACCCCAGAAGGTCCTGAAAGAACGATGAGCAATCCTCTTCTACTTCTCATAAATATGTAAAACCTACC
This region includes:
- the rpoZ gene encoding DNA-directed RNA polymerase subunit omega, producing the protein MLNPSIDSLLTKIDSKYTLVTVAAKRAREMQLANNCVIEQPVSHKCVGKALEEIDVEVLKYVPSEGKIID
- the gmk gene encoding guanylate kinase, giving the protein MRSRRGLLIVLSGPSGVGKGTVRKELFSHEDTRFQYSISVTTRKPREGEVDGVDYFFKEREEFEEMIRNEKLLEWAEFVGNYYGTPIDYVEKTLQEGKDVFLEIEVQGAIQVKKAFPEGVFIFLAPPSLSELKNRIVGRGTETEDVIENRLTVAKEEIEMMDAYDYVVENDQVELACDRIKAIVVGEHCRRERVAKYYKEMTEGL